Proteins from a single region of Paenibacillus sp. BIHB 4019:
- a CDS encoding TerD family protein yields MILTKGQKIDVTKGRGMTDIAIGLSWQADPAIDINASAFLLNQAGVCAQDEDMIFYNQQYSRQHAVAHSGPANGDRELIKISVGKIPSDIHKIAVTLTIHEGELNGQAFSQVRSAVGRIYNPINGEELGRFNFGEGLSKETAIVVGEFYLYTGEWKFSAVGSGFEGGLAALVKNFGLNVSSESHAEVAAAAEPVISPAKPNQLLKVELKKKESIHIQKSAKVTATLEWQTDKDLDLYCFYVTKDRQVGKVYYRNLGSPHTAPYIQLDGDALGHGKETIVIHRPEALSFVLFAAYSALSNGTGSFKSMKVRAVVDNHQGQTVTAPLLEKNDYAYWVAIAHIDFTDAKQMRVSHVEKYSKDGVERSPLLYEKGDFKMDVGPEEFKDDWD; encoded by the coding sequence ATGATCCTCACAAAAGGTCAAAAAATCGATGTTACAAAAGGTCGCGGGATGACTGATATTGCAATTGGGCTTTCTTGGCAGGCAGATCCAGCAATCGATATAAATGCATCAGCTTTTCTCTTAAATCAAGCAGGTGTATGTGCCCAGGATGAAGATATGATCTTCTACAATCAACAGTACAGCCGGCAGCATGCCGTTGCACACTCGGGTCCGGCGAATGGTGATCGGGAGCTTATAAAAATTTCGGTAGGAAAGATACCGAGTGATATACATAAAATCGCAGTAACACTCACCATTCATGAGGGGGAGTTGAACGGTCAAGCCTTTTCGCAGGTTCGTAGCGCAGTAGGGCGAATCTATAATCCAATCAACGGAGAAGAGCTGGGAAGATTTAACTTCGGAGAAGGCCTTAGCAAAGAAACCGCCATCGTTGTTGGCGAATTTTATCTCTATACAGGGGAGTGGAAATTTAGCGCCGTCGGAAGCGGCTTTGAGGGAGGGCTCGCCGCCCTTGTTAAAAACTTTGGACTCAACGTATCGAGCGAATCACATGCGGAAGTGGCTGCCGCTGCCGAGCCCGTCATTTCCCCCGCCAAGCCAAACCAACTGCTTAAAGTGGAGCTCAAGAAAAAAGAAAGCATTCACATTCAAAAGTCGGCCAAGGTTACGGCGACTCTGGAATGGCAGACGGATAAGGATTTGGATCTGTATTGTTTTTATGTAACAAAGGACAGGCAGGTCGGCAAAGTCTATTATCGCAATCTTGGATCGCCACATACTGCACCGTACATTCAACTGGATGGGGATGCTTTGGGGCATGGTAAAGAAACGATTGTCATTCATCGGCCGGAAGCGTTAAGCTTCGTTTTATTTGCCGCCTATAGCGCATTAAGCAACGGAACGGGCAGCTTTAAATCGATGAAGGTTCGCGCAGTTGTTGATAATCATCAGGGCCAAACCGTAACCGCGCCACTGCTCGAGAAAAACGATTATGCCTATTGGGTAGCCATCGCCCACATCGATTTCACAGATGCCAAGCAAATGCGAGTCAGTCATGTTGAAAAATACTCCAAAGACGGGGTGGAGCGCAGTCCGCTTCTTTATGAAAAAGGCGATTTTAAAATGGATGTTGGCCCTGAAGAGTTTAAGGACGATTGGGACTGA
- a CDS encoding sugar ABC transporter permease, which produces MNETGVRRLGSRLFFMGPALLIFLAIVVVPISMSIYYSFFQWDGVSAKIFNGGDNFNRLIHDPILWTSLKNSVYLTLGALLIQLPVGLFFAIVLSYKLRGSNFLKTIYFTPVMLSTAVLGILWGQIYDPNFGLLNNLLMQLGLDSWAHAWLGEEATALGSVIAVVAWQFIGFYIIVYFGALQGISEEVLESARVEGAGEWRIIFSIQIPLIWPTITFTVLNCVINSLKYFDLIYIMTGGGPNNSSEVLASYMMKNAFRMMDFGYGSTISTFLLLFGLCLAFIISKLLSRTGARFE; this is translated from the coding sequence ATGAACGAGACAGGCGTCAGGCGCTTGGGCAGCAGACTGTTTTTCATGGGTCCCGCGCTGTTGATTTTTTTGGCAATCGTAGTTGTGCCGATCAGTATGAGCATTTATTATAGCTTCTTCCAATGGGATGGGGTTTCGGCAAAGATTTTTAATGGAGGAGACAATTTCAATCGGCTGATTCATGATCCGATTCTATGGACCTCGCTCAAAAATTCCGTGTACTTAACTTTGGGAGCGCTTTTAATTCAGCTGCCAGTCGGTTTGTTCTTTGCCATTGTGCTTAGCTACAAGCTGAGAGGATCAAATTTTTTGAAAACGATTTATTTCACGCCGGTTATGCTGTCTACAGCCGTGCTTGGCATTTTGTGGGGGCAAATTTATGACCCGAATTTCGGGCTGCTGAACAATTTGCTTATGCAGCTTGGGCTCGACAGCTGGGCACATGCCTGGCTCGGAGAGGAAGCGACGGCGCTAGGGTCGGTAATCGCGGTTGTTGCTTGGCAGTTTATCGGCTTTTATATTATCGTCTATTTCGGAGCGCTTCAGGGCATTTCCGAAGAGGTGCTGGAGTCGGCACGAGTAGAGGGCGCAGGAGAGTGGAGAATTATTTTCAGCATCCAAATTCCGCTGATCTGGCCAACCATTACGTTCACGGTGCTGAACTGTGTGATTAATTCTTTGAAATATTTCGACCTGATTTATATTATGACGGGCGGCGGGCCGAATAATAGCAGTGAAGTGCTAGCAAGCTATATGATGAAAAATGCATTCCGCATGATGGACTTCGGATATGGCAGCACCATCTCTACATTCCTGCTGCTGTTCGGACTGTGCCTCGCATTTATTATTTCCAAGCTTCTGAGCCGTACAGGCGCCAGATTCGAATAA
- a CDS encoding carbohydrate ABC transporter permease: MSATQTMQPAGTRGKGFSRLLLYVLLLVHLVFTGYPFVWMVISSFKTNKEYFANPWGLPESWHFDNFVQAWNQGINGYLFNSLYITFFSVVGLLVVSTLIGFYLSIRPFKGSKLLLGAFFLGMMIPIHSTLIPLFTMANKLGMYDSFWALFFPYVAFNLPVAVFIAHGFFQGVPKELEEAAMIDGCSIYQTFFKVYFPIAKPVLATITILSFFNIMNDFVFPLVMVSKESLKTLPLGLMMFKGNFSADYSLISAALVITTAPIIILYMFLQKYIQKGVVAGSVKG, from the coding sequence GTGAGCGCGACTCAAACAATGCAGCCGGCGGGGACGCGTGGCAAAGGTTTTTCCCGATTGCTGCTGTATGTGCTGCTACTGGTGCATCTCGTATTTACAGGATATCCGTTCGTATGGATGGTCATTTCTTCATTCAAAACCAACAAAGAATATTTCGCCAACCCTTGGGGGCTGCCGGAATCGTGGCATTTCGATAATTTTGTGCAGGCATGGAACCAAGGCATCAACGGCTATTTGTTCAACAGCTTGTACATTACTTTCTTCTCGGTTGTGGGACTGCTGGTCGTATCGACACTGATTGGCTTTTACTTATCGATTCGGCCGTTTAAAGGCTCGAAGCTGCTGCTGGGGGCATTTTTTCTCGGCATGATGATTCCGATCCACAGCACCTTGATTCCATTGTTTACGATGGCGAACAAGCTGGGCATGTATGATTCGTTCTGGGCATTGTTTTTCCCTTATGTCGCCTTTAATCTTCCGGTCGCTGTCTTTATTGCCCATGGCTTCTTTCAAGGGGTGCCGAAGGAGCTTGAGGAGGCGGCTATGATTGACGGCTGCTCGATCTACCAGACGTTTTTCAAAGTGTATTTTCCGATTGCGAAGCCGGTTCTGGCGACGATTACGATTCTTTCCTTTTTCAACATTATGAATGATTTCGTCTTTCCGCTCGTTATGGTATCCAAAGAATCGCTCAAAACGCTGCCGCTCGGCCTTATGATGTTCAAAGGCAACTTCAGTGCCGATTATTCGCTCATCAGCGCGGCATTGGTCATTACGACAGCTCCGATCATTATTTTATATATGTTTCTGCAAAAGTATATTCAAAAGGGGGTTGTAGCGGGCTCGGTTAAAGGTTGA
- a CDS encoding SDR family oxidoreductase yields the protein MKILVTGATGQFGSHVIDSLLKKLPAEQLAVSVRTPEKAAHLQALGVDVRYGDFDKPETLDKAFAGVDRLLIVSADADNATRIRQHQAAIDAAKKAGVGFIAYTSVAKADKSTLSLAEVHRAAEEAIRATGIPYSLLRNNWYAENEAGSVQGAIHGAPWLNAAGTARTGWALRSDYAEAAAAVLAGEGHDNTVYELSGKPRTQAELAAIAGEALGKELNVVDVDDAAFGQALTQAGLPDFVVAMFVDMQGAIREGSLDVESNDLETLLGRPAAPLSAFVTALSGR from the coding sequence ATGAAAATTTTAGTAACTGGCGCAACTGGACAATTTGGCTCCCACGTAATCGATTCCCTGTTGAAAAAGCTGCCCGCTGAACAGCTTGCTGTAAGTGTGCGTACACCAGAAAAAGCCGCGCATTTGCAGGCACTAGGCGTTGACGTTCGCTACGGTGATTTCGATAAGCCCGAAACCCTCGACAAAGCTTTTGCCGGTGTAGACCGTTTGCTGATCGTTTCCGCTGATGCAGATAATGCTACGCGTATTCGCCAGCATCAAGCTGCTATCGATGCAGCTAAAAAAGCAGGCGTAGGCTTCATTGCTTACACAAGTGTTGCCAAAGCCGATAAGAGCACGCTCTCGCTCGCAGAGGTGCACCGCGCTGCGGAAGAAGCGATTCGGGCGACGGGCATTCCCTATTCGCTGCTGCGGAACAATTGGTATGCTGAAAACGAAGCAGGCAGCGTGCAGGGCGCCATTCATGGAGCTCCTTGGCTGAATGCCGCAGGAACTGCTCGCACAGGCTGGGCATTGCGCAGTGATTATGCCGAGGCGGCGGCGGCTGTTCTAGCTGGCGAAGGACATGACAATACCGTTTACGAGCTGTCGGGCAAGCCTCGTACGCAAGCTGAGCTGGCTGCTATCGCTGGCGAAGCGTTGGGCAAAGAGCTCAACGTCGTGGATGTAGACGATGCTGCATTCGGCCAAGCATTGACCCAAGCCGGATTGCCTGATTTTGTCGTAGCGATGTTTGTCGATATGCAAGGCGCAATCCGTGAAGGCTCCCTTGATGTAGAGAGCAATGATCTGGAAACGTTGCTTGGACGTCCGGCTGCTCCTTTGAGCGCATTTGTTACAGCTTTATCTGGACGTTAA
- a CDS encoding Rrf2 family transcriptional regulator, protein MKQFSSRFSMGVHILTLIAVMPGDCTGDIIAGSVNTNPVVIRRIMAQLKKAGLISVRPGVGGATLLKDPASISLLEVYHAVEVIDEGPLFNFHQNSSPRCPVGRTIEASLAAELAEAQAAMEQKLSSVSIAKMMGQAG, encoded by the coding sequence ATGAAACAATTCAGCAGCCGCTTCTCGATGGGAGTCCATATTTTGACGTTGATTGCTGTTATGCCGGGAGATTGCACAGGGGATATTATTGCTGGCAGCGTAAATACGAATCCCGTCGTCATCCGAAGAATTATGGCCCAGCTGAAAAAAGCCGGCTTGATTAGCGTCCGGCCCGGTGTTGGGGGTGCTACTCTTTTGAAAGACCCCGCATCTATTAGCTTATTGGAAGTGTATCATGCGGTTGAAGTCATTGATGAGGGACCCTTGTTCAATTTTCATCAAAATTCTAGCCCGCGCTGCCCGGTAGGCAGAACCATTGAAGCCTCGCTTGCGGCAGAACTGGCTGAAGCCCAAGCTGCTATGGAGCAGAAATTAAGCAGCGTGAGCATCGCGAAGATGATGGGACAAGCAGGATGA